The Oceanisphaera avium genome includes a region encoding these proteins:
- a CDS encoding Fe(3+) ABC transporter substrate-binding protein, whose amino-acid sequence MSTKLALSAAALLVASVAGQVVAEEVNVYSNRQDFLIKPIIDTFTEETGIDVNVVFLKDGMAERLEREGRLSPADLLLTVDISRLMEVVDKDLTQPVDSEILEKSVPAQYRDADGQWFALTTRARAIYTAKDRVGKRDDITYEELADPKYKGKICTRSGKHPYNVALISSMIDEHGEAETKTWLQGVKANLAQKPQGGDRDQIKAVNDGVCDYALGNSYYYGVMLSDEAQRETAEGVYINFPNQADRGTHVNISAVALAKHAKNKDAAVKLMEFLVSDEAQHLYASANHEYPVKDGVEPSELVKGWGDFAADKRPLVDIATHAKTAVQLVDDVKFDL is encoded by the coding sequence ATGTCTACTAAGTTAGCGTTATCTGCCGCCGCCTTGCTAGTGGCCAGTGTGGCCGGCCAAGTGGTTGCCGAAGAAGTTAATGTGTATTCAAACCGTCAAGATTTTCTAATCAAGCCCATTATCGATACCTTCACTGAAGAAACGGGGATTGATGTTAATGTGGTGTTTTTAAAAGATGGCATGGCTGAACGTTTAGAGCGAGAAGGTCGTCTTTCACCTGCGGACTTATTACTTACTGTTGATATCAGCCGCTTAATGGAAGTGGTAGATAAAGACTTAACTCAGCCCGTTGATAGCGAAATTTTAGAAAAGAGTGTGCCTGCTCAATACCGTGATGCAGATGGCCAGTGGTTTGCACTGACTACCCGCGCGCGCGCTATTTATACTGCCAAAGACCGAGTGGGTAAGCGTGATGACATTACCTATGAAGAGCTAGCTGATCCTAAGTACAAAGGAAAGATTTGTACTCGCAGCGGCAAACACCCTTATAATGTGGCGCTGATTTCCTCCATGATCGATGAACATGGCGAAGCCGAGACCAAGACCTGGTTACAAGGCGTAAAAGCTAATTTAGCACAAAAACCTCAAGGCGGTGACCGTGACCAGATCAAAGCGGTTAACGATGGGGTATGCGATTATGCACTGGGTAATAGCTATTACTATGGCGTGATGCTCAGTGATGAAGCGCAGCGCGAAACAGCAGAAGGTGTATATATTAACTTCCCTAACCAAGCAGATCGCGGGACTCACGTTAACATTTCTGCGGTTGCCTTGGCTAAACATGCTAAAAATAAAGACGCCGCGGTGAAGTTAATGGAGTTTTTGGTCAGTGATGAAGCGCAGCATCTTTATGCTTCTGCTAATCATGAATACCCTGTTAAAGACGGCGTTGAACCTTCTGAATTAGTTAAAGGTTGGGGTGATTTCGCTGCCGATAAACGCCCATTGGTTGATATAGCAACTCATGCTAAAACCGCAGTGCAATTGGTAGACGACGTTAAATTCGATCTATAA
- a CDS encoding Fe2+-dependent dioxygenase: protein MMLHIPNILTPEQVAECRKLLLAADWQDGKSTAGFQSMMAKDNLQLPEDCDTARYIGDMITSALAKHPLFIAAALPAKVFPPLFNCYQGGQSFGIHVDNSVRFNNATGESIRTDLSATLFFCEPEEYEGGELVVEDNYGAHSVKLPAGDLILYPSTSLHQVTAVTQGARISSFFWIQSMVRDDGQRTLLFDLDSSIQQVNQQLGTDSETSIQLTGVYHNLLRRWAL, encoded by the coding sequence ATGATGTTGCACATTCCCAACATATTAACGCCAGAGCAAGTGGCCGAGTGCCGTAAGCTGTTACTTGCTGCAGACTGGCAAGATGGTAAGAGTACCGCCGGTTTTCAATCTATGATGGCTAAAGACAATTTACAGCTGCCAGAAGACTGCGATACCGCGCGCTACATAGGTGACATGATCACTAGCGCCCTTGCTAAGCACCCGCTATTTATTGCTGCTGCTTTGCCGGCTAAAGTTTTTCCACCGTTATTTAATTGCTACCAAGGCGGGCAGTCATTTGGTATCCACGTGGATAATTCGGTGCGCTTTAATAACGCCACCGGAGAGTCGATTCGTACCGATTTATCGGCAACGTTATTTTTTTGTGAGCCAGAGGAATATGAAGGCGGCGAGTTAGTCGTCGAAGATAATTACGGCGCGCACAGCGTTAAGCTACCGGCTGGAGATTTAATTTTATACCCGTCCACCAGCTTGCATCAGGTAACGGCAGTGACCCAAGGCGCGCGCATTAGCTCATTTTTTTGGATCCAGAGCATGGTGCGTGATGATGGCCAACGGACGTTATTATTTGATTTAGACTCCAGCATTCAGCAAGTAAATCAACAATTAGGTACCGATAGCGAGACCAGCATTCAGCTAACCGGTGTCTATCATAATTTGTTGCGCCGCTGGGCCTTGTAG
- a CDS encoding ABC transporter permease encodes MKRTSWTVSSWVLALLLTLPIMALIYEALLPTEDVFRHLWGSVLPTYISNTFRLVVGVMLFSFLAGVPAAWLMAMCELPSKRYLQWALILPLAMPSYIVAFVYTDLLDFSGPVQSTLRHWFGWQSASDYYFPAIRTLGGAALVLGLVLFPYVYLLARTAFMEQSLSLVQSSRLLGCSPWQSFKRISLPLARPAIVVGLSLVAMETLAEFGTVNFFAVNTLTTAVYDTWLGYGSLNAAAKISAIMLLVVMLLLSLERMSRKRQQVFQKSLGQEQHSGYVLTGLTKWCALVFCWSLVLLGFLLPFVILCYHAIRYFDKAWNSRFFEYSLNSLLLSSVVAGLALMVALVLAMSHRLTGKTYTQIPKRLASMGYALPGAVLAIGVLVPLTSLDFAINDAALWLGLAEPGLVFTGTMAAIAFGYLVRFGAMAIGSVESSLGKVSPSLDMVSQTMGYRPSAIMMKVHVPLIRKGILAGVLLVFIECMKELPAALLLRPFNFQTLATYVYQFVSDEQLELGALPAIVIVLVGLIPLIFLNRSLEQTH; translated from the coding sequence ATGAAACGTACGAGTTGGACCGTCAGTAGCTGGGTGTTAGCCTTGCTGCTGACTTTGCCTATTATGGCGCTTATTTATGAGGCACTGTTGCCTACCGAAGATGTGTTTCGCCATCTCTGGGGATCTGTGCTGCCTACCTATATTAGCAATACCTTTAGGCTAGTAGTGGGCGTGATGCTGTTTAGCTTTCTTGCCGGCGTCCCCGCCGCTTGGCTAATGGCAATGTGTGAATTACCGAGCAAGCGCTATCTACAATGGGCATTAATCTTGCCGCTCGCTATGCCCTCTTATATTGTCGCCTTCGTTTATACCGACTTATTAGATTTTTCAGGCCCTGTGCAAAGCACACTGCGGCACTGGTTTGGTTGGCAATCGGCAAGTGATTATTACTTTCCTGCAATTCGCACCCTTGGGGGGGCCGCTTTAGTGCTGGGCTTAGTGTTATTCCCCTATGTCTATTTATTAGCGCGCACCGCCTTTATGGAGCAATCGTTAAGCTTAGTCCAATCAAGTCGATTATTAGGTTGTAGCCCGTGGCAGAGCTTTAAACGTATTAGCTTGCCGCTAGCACGCCCGGCCATAGTGGTTGGCTTATCATTGGTGGCCATGGAAACACTGGCCGAATTTGGCACCGTGAATTTTTTTGCCGTTAACACTTTAACCACCGCCGTGTATGACACTTGGCTTGGTTATGGCAGCTTAAATGCAGCAGCCAAAATTTCCGCCATTATGCTGCTGGTGGTCATGCTGTTGCTTAGCCTAGAGCGTATGAGCCGTAAGCGCCAACAAGTGTTTCAAAAAAGCTTAGGCCAAGAGCAACATAGCGGTTATGTATTAACGGGGTTAACCAAGTGGTGTGCCCTAGTTTTTTGTTGGAGCCTAGTCCTTTTAGGGTTTTTATTGCCCTTTGTTATCTTGTGTTATCACGCCATTCGCTACTTCGACAAAGCATGGAATAGCCGCTTCTTCGAATACAGTCTCAATAGCTTGCTGCTCTCTAGCGTAGTGGCAGGCTTGGCTTTAATGGTGGCATTAGTGCTGGCCATGAGCCATCGCTTAACCGGCAAAACCTATACTCAAATTCCTAAGCGCTTGGCTTCCATGGGCTATGCCTTACCCGGAGCTGTGCTGGCGATTGGGGTATTAGTGCCACTAACCAGCTTAGATTTTGCTATTAATGATGCAGCACTTTGGCTTGGGCTCGCTGAGCCTGGACTAGTGTTTACCGGCACCATGGCCGCCATTGCTTTTGGTTATTTGGTACGTTTTGGCGCCATGGCCATTGGCTCGGTGGAAAGTAGTTTAGGTAAAGTTTCACCCTCGCTTGATATGGTGAGTCAAACCATGGGTTATCGTCCCAGTGCCATTATGATGAAGGTGCATGTGCCGCTGATCCGAAAAGGTATTTTAGCAGGGGTATTGTTAGTCTTTATCGAATGCATGAAAGAATTGCCGGCGGCTTTATTGTTACGCCCTTTTAATTTTCAAACGCTCGCTACGTATGTCTATCAATTTGTGTCTGACGAACAGCTGGAGTTAGGGGCCTTACCGGCCATCGTTATTGTGCTGGTAGGTTTAATTCCGCTTATTTTCTTAAACCGATCATTGGAGCAAACTCACTAA
- a CDS encoding TonB-dependent receptor, with the protein MQTFIKSSSRPPKKMVSSAVGLAVASLAMTAQAQAQSVTQLDTVTVQESREQGYKANNSASSKYVKPLLDTPQTVTVVPQEIIKEQKALSLRQVLSNVSGITFDAGEGGGGSGDKINIRGFSANSNMQIDGLRDSSQNNRTDTFNIEQVEVLKGPNSVFGGAGTTGGAINQVSKAPKQRDFVEVGAGLGTDQYRRLTLDANQTLEDVGVDSAFRFNIMAHENNVPGRNDIDRERYGIAPSLTIGLSEDTRATLSYFYQTDDNLPDYGLPAQDGKVLPGIDSESYFGWRNLDEEKIQSHALTLKLEHELNDTTRIENQTRYSQVHKDTTVSASHISRFKRKADPKNPGKYIVDKGNFLPDGQYLPAGPQAYRRDAKNELLINQLGISTEFNTGSFEHDVLVGGEIARETYDLTSGSYNLGQGNSKYPDNGYDLYNPPGQWNGPTNYANSGGTDAVLNTKALYVFDTIGLAPKWDLSLGLRHDWVSGETSSKDKDGVTTTSDKMFSGRAGVVYKPADNGRVYLAYGTSFNPSAEALATSGSLPLRGNAGVENLKSEKNDTWELGTKWELMDGRLGIDGALFRVDKTNAKEKDAADNMYTAGEQRVQGVELGITGEITEQWRVFANYTFLDSETKNSVTAPETIGNQLGNTPRNSANLWTTYEVAPGLELGYGAQYIGSRAVATDVPEKVDSYVVHNAMASYKVTDAFDLQLNVNNLFDKEYAERVRGRAGDDARGSALELGDGRSAVLSANYRF; encoded by the coding sequence GTGCAAACCTTTATTAAGTCGTCTTCTCGTCCACCTAAAAAAATGGTGTCTTCAGCAGTTGGATTAGCCGTGGCTTCCTTGGCCATGACTGCACAGGCCCAAGCGCAAAGCGTCACGCAATTAGACACAGTGACAGTGCAAGAATCTCGCGAGCAAGGCTACAAGGCGAATAACTCCGCTTCTAGTAAATACGTTAAGCCCTTATTGGACACCCCGCAAACCGTGACCGTAGTGCCACAAGAGATCATTAAAGAGCAGAAAGCACTGAGCTTGCGCCAAGTATTATCTAACGTCTCAGGCATTACCTTTGACGCGGGCGAGGGCGGTGGCGGCTCGGGTGATAAAATTAACATCCGTGGCTTTAGCGCTAACTCTAATATGCAAATTGATGGTCTGCGCGATAGCAGCCAAAATAACCGCACCGACACCTTTAATATTGAACAAGTAGAAGTATTAAAAGGTCCTAACTCAGTATTTGGTGGTGCTGGCACTACCGGTGGCGCTATTAACCAAGTCAGTAAGGCGCCTAAACAACGCGACTTTGTTGAGGTAGGTGCGGGTTTGGGGACCGATCAATATCGCCGCTTAACCTTAGATGCTAACCAAACCTTAGAAGATGTGGGCGTAGACAGTGCTTTTCGCTTTAATATCATGGCTCATGAAAACAATGTGCCTGGTCGCAACGACATCGACCGTGAACGCTACGGCATAGCGCCATCACTCACTATTGGCCTAAGTGAAGACACCCGCGCCACCTTAAGCTACTTCTACCAAACCGATGATAATCTTCCTGACTACGGCTTGCCGGCACAAGATGGCAAAGTATTACCAGGAATAGATAGCGAGTCTTACTTTGGCTGGCGCAATTTGGATGAAGAAAAAATTCAATCTCACGCGCTTACCCTTAAGCTGGAACATGAGCTAAATGATACGACGCGTATCGAAAACCAAACCCGCTATAGTCAAGTACATAAAGATACAACTGTGTCTGCGTCGCATATTAGCCGTTTTAAAAGAAAAGCAGATCCAAAGAATCCAGGCAAATATATTGTTGATAAGGGTAATTTCCTACCAGATGGGCAATATTTACCTGCAGGGCCTCAAGCCTATCGCCGTGATGCTAAAAATGAGTTATTGATTAACCAGCTGGGTATTAGCACAGAGTTTAATACTGGCTCGTTTGAACATGATGTACTAGTAGGCGGCGAAATTGCTCGTGAAACTTATGATCTTACTTCTGGTAGTTATAACTTAGGTCAAGGTAATAGTAAGTATCCTGATAATGGTTATGATCTTTATAATCCGCCAGGTCAGTGGAATGGACCTACCAACTATGCCAACAGTGGCGGTACCGATGCCGTATTAAATACTAAGGCATTGTACGTGTTTGATACTATTGGCTTAGCGCCAAAATGGGATTTAAGCTTAGGCTTGCGCCATGATTGGGTATCTGGTGAAACCTCAAGTAAAGATAAAGATGGCGTTACCACGACTAGTGATAAAATGTTTAGTGGTCGTGCCGGTGTGGTTTATAAACCTGCCGATAATGGCCGTGTTTATTTAGCCTACGGTACTTCTTTTAATCCCTCAGCTGAAGCGCTTGCTACCTCAGGAAGCTTACCGCTTAGAGGTAATGCAGGTGTAGAGAACTTAAAATCAGAAAAAAATGACACTTGGGAGCTGGGCACCAAGTGGGAGCTAATGGATGGCCGCTTAGGCATTGATGGCGCCTTGTTCCGCGTTGATAAGACTAACGCTAAAGAAAAAGATGCCGCTGATAATATGTATACTGCGGGTGAGCAGCGTGTACAAGGTGTTGAGCTAGGCATCACTGGTGAAATTACTGAACAATGGCGCGTATTTGCTAACTATACTTTCTTAGATAGCGAGACCAAAAACTCTGTCACGGCACCAGAAACTATTGGTAACCAATTAGGCAATACGCCGCGTAACAGCGCAAACCTGTGGACTACTTATGAAGTGGCACCCGGCTTAGAGCTAGGTTATGGCGCTCAGTACATTGGTTCACGTGCCGTCGCGACCGATGTACCTGAGAAAGTAGATAGCTATGTGGTTCACAATGCCATGGCTTCTTATAAAGTTACTGATGCCTTTGATTTGCAGCTAAACGTCAATAACTTATTTGATAAAGAATATGCCGAACGTGTCCGTGGCCGTGCCGGTGACGATGCTCGTGGCTCAGCATTAGAGCTAGGTGATGGTCGCTCGGCGGTATTATCGGCTAACTACCGTTTCTAA
- the argR gene encoding transcriptional regulator ArgR: MNEKQEHLIKVFKALLNEERFGSQAEIVAALQDAGFENINQSKVSRMLSKFGAVRTRNAKMEMVYCLPVELGVPTSSSQLKNLVLDVGHNSALIVIHTSPGAAQLIARMLDSLGKAEGILGTIAGDDTIFITPTHDTPIASLHQSVLTLFEQYV; this comes from the coding sequence ATGAACGAAAAACAAGAACACCTTATTAAAGTCTTTAAGGCCTTACTCAATGAGGAACGTTTTGGTTCTCAGGCCGAGATAGTAGCGGCATTGCAAGACGCAGGCTTTGAAAATATTAACCAGTCTAAAGTATCTCGTATGCTGAGCAAGTTTGGCGCGGTTCGTACTCGCAACGCCAAAATGGAAATGGTGTATTGTTTACCCGTAGAATTAGGCGTGCCCACTTCTAGCAGCCAGCTTAAAAACTTAGTGTTAGATGTGGGGCATAACAGCGCGTTAATTGTTATTCATACCAGCCCCGGTGCGGCTCAGCTCATTGCCCGCATGCTAGACTCACTGGGCAAAGCTGAAGGTATTCTTGGTACCATTGCCGGTGACGATACCATCTTTATCACTCCCACCCACGACACGCCCATCGCCAGTTTGCACCAAAGCGTGCTCACTTTATTTGAACAATATGTTTAA
- a CDS encoding ATP-binding cassette domain-containing protein, translating into MGIEFNHICKSWAGQEILSQVSLSCPPGEILVLLGPSGAGKSSLLRLMNLLDIPDSGQLTIAEQHFSFPDNHLGRLSKRAQLLRAKVGMVFQQYHLWPHLTVEQNLLEAPIKVLGMSKSAAQDKARQLLAQLKLSDKSGAWPNALSGGQQQRVAIARALMMTPKVLLFDEPTAALDPEITKEVAEIILQLRKTGITQVVVTHEVGFARRVASKIAYLEQGRLIEYGDASLLDSPKTQRFAEFLKH; encoded by the coding sequence ATGGGCATAGAATTCAATCATATTTGTAAGTCCTGGGCTGGTCAGGAAATATTAAGTCAGGTTTCGCTTAGCTGTCCGCCGGGCGAGATTTTAGTGCTACTGGGGCCCAGTGGTGCCGGAAAAAGCTCGCTATTGCGGCTAATGAATTTATTAGATATTCCCGACTCGGGGCAATTGACCATTGCTGAGCAACACTTTAGCTTTCCAGATAACCACCTTGGGCGCTTAAGTAAGCGCGCACAATTACTGCGCGCTAAAGTGGGGATGGTATTTCAACAATATCATTTATGGCCCCACCTCACGGTTGAGCAAAATTTATTAGAAGCGCCGATTAAAGTACTAGGCATGAGCAAAAGTGCGGCGCAAGATAAGGCTCGCCAATTATTAGCACAATTAAAGCTAAGCGATAAAAGTGGCGCTTGGCCTAATGCGCTTTCTGGCGGACAGCAACAAAGAGTCGCTATAGCACGCGCCTTAATGATGACCCCCAAAGTCTTGTTATTTGATGAGCCCACGGCAGCCTTAGATCCCGAGATCACTAAAGAAGTGGCCGAGATTATTTTGCAACTAAGAAAAACCGGTATTACGCAAGTGGTGGTTACCCACGAAGTGGGCTTTGCGCGGCGAGTGGCCAGTAAAATAGCCTATCTTGAACAAGGGCGCTTAATTGAATATGGCGATGCCAGTTTATTGGATAGTCCAAAAACCCAGCGCTTTGCCGAGTTTTTAAAGCATTAA
- a CDS encoding YacL family protein, whose protein sequence is MEFEFFRDLNGQHRARFSMGHEVMGAWLTDEVTVVEASELLSVIKQLETGEQQEVKRSYGECSLLLTPEEAEFSAHALSFDSELEEGMVYYDDELYAGCGLDDLARVLVQWRDFCTNK, encoded by the coding sequence GTGGAATTTGAATTTTTTCGTGACTTAAATGGCCAGCATAGAGCCCGTTTTTCCATGGGCCATGAAGTCATGGGCGCTTGGCTTACCGATGAAGTGACTGTGGTCGAGGCCAGCGAGTTATTGAGCGTAATTAAGCAGCTGGAAACTGGTGAACAGCAAGAAGTTAAAAGATCTTATGGTGAGTGCAGCTTGCTGTTAACTCCTGAAGAAGCTGAATTTAGCGCTCATGCCTTATCTTTTGACAGTGAGCTAGAAGAGGGCATGGTGTATTACGATGATGAGCTTTATGCCGGCTGCGGCTTGGATGACTTAGCTCGAGTGTTAGTGCAGTGGCGAGATTTTTGTACGAATAAGTAA
- a CDS encoding ABC transporter ATP-binding protein has product MAALEVSGLSCNYHGTAVLNNLSLQVQENEIMCLLGASGCGKTTLLKAIAGLLPISQGEIAIHQQVMNAHHVAVVPEKRNIGMIFQDYALFPHLNVAQNIAFAIQNKEPNKRHVQERVEEMLALVNLSDLGDRHPHQLSGGQQQRVAIARAMIAKPQLMLLDEPFSNIDTQVRMRLITEIRELLKSQGISAIFVTHSKEEAFAFSDRLALFRAGHIEQVGRPQTLYQHPQSRFVADFLGLANYVPATVIDAYTVLTAMGTVRSQAALNAQVGASGQLMLRPRQIQLSLTEQGNGKVVEQQFLGTHSRCAVECQGLRLEVSTNELLPAVSQVHVSILPHALTFFADSQGQRAVA; this is encoded by the coding sequence ATGGCGGCACTCGAAGTTAGCGGCTTAAGCTGCAATTATCACGGCACGGCCGTATTAAACAATTTATCTTTGCAGGTACAAGAAAACGAAATTATGTGCCTACTGGGCGCCAGTGGCTGTGGGAAAACCACGCTATTAAAAGCCATTGCCGGTTTGCTGCCGATCAGTCAGGGTGAAATTGCCATTCATCAGCAGGTGATGAATGCACACCATGTGGCCGTGGTGCCAGAAAAGCGCAATATCGGAATGATTTTCCAAGATTATGCGCTGTTTCCGCATTTAAACGTGGCGCAAAACATCGCCTTTGCGATTCAAAATAAAGAGCCGAATAAGCGCCATGTCCAAGAGCGAGTTGAAGAGATGCTGGCGCTAGTCAATTTGTCAGACTTAGGTGATCGCCATCCCCATCAGCTGTCCGGTGGACAACAACAGCGAGTCGCGATTGCAAGAGCCATGATCGCTAAGCCGCAACTGATGCTACTTGATGAGCCGTTTTCAAATATTGATACCCAAGTACGCATGCGCTTGATCACCGAGATCCGCGAGCTCTTAAAAAGCCAAGGCATTAGCGCAATATTTGTGACTCATAGTAAAGAAGAAGCCTTTGCCTTTTCCGATCGCTTAGCGCTGTTTCGTGCCGGCCATATCGAGCAAGTAGGGCGACCACAAACTCTGTATCAACATCCGCAAAGTCGGTTTGTGGCAGATTTTTTAGGTTTAGCCAATTATGTGCCCGCAACTGTGATTGATGCCTACACGGTATTAACTGCGATGGGCACGGTGCGCAGCCAAGCCGCCTTGAATGCGCAAGTAGGCGCAAGTGGTCAGTTAATGTTACGACCGCGTCAAATTCAACTTTCTCTAACTGAGCAAGGTAATGGCAAGGTGGTAGAGCAGCAATTCTTAGGTACTCATAGCCGCTGTGCCGTAGAGTGCCAAGGCTTGCGCTTAGAAGTGAGTACGAATGAGCTATTACCCGCAGTAAGCCAAGTGCATGTTAGTATTTTACCTCATGCACTCACTTTTTTTGCAGATAGCCAAGGACAGCGCGCCGTTGCTTAA
- a CDS encoding uracil-xanthine permease family protein has protein sequence MSQSAPTQAQLSQSELVYKLHDKPPVMQALFAAIQHLLALFVAVITPPLIICQTLGIPAQDTAHIISMSLFITGIASFIQMKRFGPIGTGLLSIQGTSFNFLGPIIASGLAMKDGGVTTEAMLAAIFGTALLAAPTEIILSRFLHLARRIISPLVSGIIVTLIGLTLIQIGLTSIGGGFGAMADGSFGSLENLALAGTVLLIIIIMNCIPNPYVRLSSILVAMVAGTLLAMYMGKVPPAVVTDTAAIALPIPMKYGLGFDASLFIPLVLVFLITALEGIGDTTATSEVSGEPVSGPIYMKRIKGCVMGDGVNSSLASIFNTFPVSTFSQNNGVIQMTGVASRYVGFFVAGILVLMGLFPAISTLVQRIPEPVLGGATLVMFGSIAAAGVRILSRERLDRRALFIMAISFGVGLGVSQVPDILQFMPSLVKNVFSSGMAAGGIVAIILNLVMPLSPEAKALEDEAQAEDLAYRLQEKADKAQKKAMANS, from the coding sequence ATGAGCCAATCAGCACCCACTCAAGCCCAGCTCAGCCAAAGTGAACTGGTATACAAGCTACACGACAAACCGCCAGTGATGCAGGCGTTATTTGCTGCAATCCAGCATTTGTTAGCCTTGTTTGTGGCGGTTATTACGCCCCCCTTAATTATTTGCCAAACATTGGGCATTCCGGCTCAAGACACGGCACATATTATTAGTATGTCGTTGTTTATTACCGGTATCGCTTCTTTCATTCAGATGAAACGCTTTGGTCCGATTGGGACTGGCTTACTGTCGATTCAAGGGACTAGCTTTAACTTCTTAGGCCCCATTATCGCCAGTGGTTTAGCGATGAAAGACGGGGGCGTCACCACCGAAGCTATGCTGGCTGCCATTTTTGGTACTGCACTGTTAGCTGCGCCCACCGAGATTATTTTATCGCGCTTTTTACACCTAGCTCGTCGCATAATCTCACCGCTAGTGAGTGGCATTATCGTGACTCTTATTGGTTTAACGCTCATTCAAATTGGCTTAACCTCTATTGGTGGCGGTTTTGGCGCCATGGCCGATGGCAGCTTTGGCTCTTTAGAAAATTTAGCACTAGCCGGTACCGTATTGCTGATCATTATTATCATGAACTGCATACCTAACCCCTATGTGCGCTTATCTTCCATTTTAGTCGCCATGGTTGCCGGCACCCTACTTGCCATGTATATGGGTAAGGTACCACCGGCGGTAGTGACTGACACAGCAGCCATCGCTTTACCTATTCCGATGAAATACGGGCTAGGTTTTGATGCTTCGCTCTTTATTCCCCTCGTATTGGTGTTTTTAATTACTGCACTCGAGGGCATTGGTGATACCACAGCCACTTCTGAAGTATCCGGTGAGCCGGTATCAGGTCCTATTTATATGAAACGTATTAAAGGCTGTGTCATGGGTGATGGTGTTAACTCCTCCTTGGCCTCAATATTTAATACCTTCCCTGTTTCTACTTTTAGCCAAAATAACGGTGTTATCCAAATGACCGGTGTAGCCAGTCGCTACGTGGGTTTCTTCGTGGCAGGCATCTTGGTATTAATGGGTTTGTTCCCAGCCATTAGTACCTTAGTGCAGCGCATCCCTGAGCCAGTATTAGGTGGGGCAACCCTGGTGATGTTTGGCTCTATTGCCGCAGCGGGCGTGCGTATTTTATCTCGCGAGCGCTTAGACAGACGTGCTCTGTTTATTATGGCAATTTCATTTGGTGTTGGTTTAGGTGTGTCTCAGGTACCGGATATCTTGCAGTTTATGCCAAGCTTGGTGAAGAACGTCTTCTCCTCTGGCATGGCTGCCGGCGGTATAGTAGCCATTATTTTGAACTTAGTGATGCCGCTTAGCCCAGAAGCTAAAGCCTTAGAAGATGAAGCTCAAGCCGAAGACTTAGCCTATCGTTTGCAAGAAAAAGCAGACAAGGCTCAAAAAAAGGCCATGGCTAATTCTTAA
- the arfB gene encoding alternative ribosome rescue aminoacyl-tRNA hydrolase ArfB, whose product MLTISARVIIPEHELEFITMRASGPGGQHVNKTDSAVQLRFNYANSPSLPATYKLALAKMKDNRVLESGWIMIRSENQRSQLMNKDFAKQALVNLLQLAGKPVKVRRPTQPSKNARRKRTDSKTYRGKIKSARGKVEF is encoded by the coding sequence ATGCTCACTATCTCTGCTCGCGTCATTATTCCCGAGCATGAATTAGAATTTATCACCATGCGCGCTAGCGGCCCAGGCGGACAACACGTTAATAAAACCGACTCTGCCGTGCAGCTGCGCTTTAATTACGCCAACAGTCCAAGCCTGCCAGCAACCTATAAGTTAGCTTTAGCGAAAATGAAGGATAATCGGGTATTGGAGTCGGGCTGGATTATGATCCGCTCAGAAAATCAGCGCAGCCAATTAATGAATAAAGACTTTGCTAAGCAAGCCTTGGTCAATTTATTGCAATTAGCAGGCAAGCCCGTAAAAGTACGCCGCCCCACTCAGCCCAGTAAGAACGCGAGGCGCAAGCGAACCGATAGCAAAACTTATCGCGGTAAAATAAAAAGCGCCAGAGGAAAGGTAGAGTTTTAA